From a region of the Candidatus Azobacteroides pseudotrichonymphae genomovar. CFP2 genome:
- the rsmH gene encoding 16S rRNA (cytosine(1402)-N(4))-methyltransferase RsmH: MDKTSVYHHIPVLLKESVDGLNVCSGGIYVDVTFGGGGHSKEILVRLGNTGHLYGFDQDEDSEKNIFSDIRFTFVRSNFRYLAHFMDWHNVKEIDGLLADLGVSSIHFDDCNRGFSFRFIGNLDMRMNQRKGETAADILNTYSENKLIDMFDLYGELKNSASIAHAIVQARMQREIQTVQDFLDILKPFVRKGKVEKQLAQIFQALRIEVNKELDALKEMLIQAKQLLRSGGRIAIITYHSLEDRLVKFFFKTGSFYEKIERDFYGNFLSPFKIINHRVIVASDEEVKRNPRSRSAKLRIAEKI, encoded by the coding sequence ATGGACAAAACGTCTGTTTATCACCATATACCGGTCCTTTTAAAGGAAAGTGTGGACGGATTGAATGTTTGTAGTGGGGGTATTTATGTAGATGTAACTTTCGGTGGAGGGGGGCATTCTAAAGAAATACTAGTTCGCTTGGGGAATACAGGTCATTTGTATGGATTTGACCAGGACGAAGATAGTGAAAAAAATATCTTTTCTGATATTAGGTTTACTTTTGTGAGAAGTAATTTTCGTTATCTCGCTCATTTTATGGATTGGCATAATGTGAAAGAAATAGATGGATTACTGGCGGATTTGGGAGTCTCTTCAATTCATTTTGACGATTGTAATAGAGGATTTTCATTTCGTTTTATCGGCAATTTAGATATGCGTATGAACCAGAGAAAAGGAGAGACTGCTGCGGATATCTTAAATACTTATTCGGAAAATAAATTGATTGATATGTTTGATTTATATGGTGAGTTGAAAAATTCGGCGAGTATTGCACATGCAATTGTTCAAGCGAGGATGCAAAGGGAGATACAGACTGTACAAGATTTTTTGGATATTCTCAAACCTTTTGTAAGAAAAGGGAAAGTAGAAAAACAATTGGCTCAAATTTTTCAAGCCTTGCGGATTGAAGTAAATAAAGAGCTGGATGCTTTGAAGGAAATGCTTATTCAAGCGAAACAGTTGTTAAGGTCAGGTGGAAGAATAGCAATAATAACTTATCATTCTCTAGAAGATCGTTTGGTTAAATTTTTTTTTAAGACGGGTAGTTTTTATGAGAAAATTGAGAGAGATTTCTATGGTAATTTTTTATCTCCTTTTAAAATCATTAATCATAGGGTAATTGTCGCAAGTGATGAGGAAGTAAAGCGAAATCCTCGTTCGAGAAGTGCTAAATTAAGGATTGCTGAAAAAATATGA
- a CDS encoding FtsL-like putative cell division protein: protein MNNEDNSVVKRKKKNFRYIIGGDILAENFIFEQSKLLILILVLIVFFISNKYSCMKKLVEVETLREQLKDIKYENLSISAELAFRSRLSQVEKLLKSREIELSISETPAFELHKK, encoded by the coding sequence ATGAATAATGAGGATAATAGTGTAGTAAAACGAAAAAAGAAAAACTTTCGATATATTATCGGAGGTGATATTTTAGCAGAAAATTTTATTTTTGAGCAATCTAAGCTGCTTATATTGATATTGGTATTGATAGTATTTTTCATTAGTAATAAATATTCTTGTATGAAAAAATTAGTAGAGGTAGAAACTTTAAGAGAACAATTAAAAGATATAAAGTATGAAAATTTGTCTATTTCGGCGGAATTAGCTTTTCGTAGTCGTTTATCACAGGTTGAGAAATTGCTGAAATCAAGAGAGATAGAATTGTCCATTTCTGAAACGCCTGCATTTGAATTACATAAAAAATAA
- a CDS encoding penicillin-binding protein, whose translation MSEKQFIDKQAIMYYALIAIAILVFAASIFVKACITSFVYGKTWRKIGLKQIHPNIQIPAMRGNIYSANYELMATSESRYRLFVDFCAEAIKENTLKKHVKDLAVELHKMFPQKSAKQYEIHIMKGWETRSKNNREYRLLDQDVNYIQWKEICQMPYFNQGRNKSGLYYKELVRRIKPYRTLASRTIGDVYGELGKGGKNGLEKYYNDCLSGRSGIGTRRKVYGRYINVVDVKPVVGQDIVTTIDITIQDIAEKALLNKLEEFDAESGTVVVMEVATGEVKAITNMRHVREGIWREAQNYAVSDLVEPGSTFKVVSMMVAIEDGLISPGDSVDTENGMVMIGGRLLKDHNAERGGYGKITASQSIRYSSNIGVARLIEKAYGDKPEKYIDGIYKIGFHRNMDLEIPGYGIPQIRHPQDRSRLWSRTTLPWMSFGYEIQIPPIYILAFFNAIANNGKLLKPIFVREIREGDKIVEKKHTQVINDQICSFSTLTAVRQMLDDVVNMPDGTGKPAHSDKVRIVGKTGTAQISQGTAGYKSAGLFYQVSFCGYFPAENPQYSCIVVMRKPHKGISSGGIMCGSVFKNIAEEIYARNIISNIGLFPIDTLHSLIPILKNGNKKSSIKILEELKIPYEDRSEGQQEIVYCIEKNNRMILLDKKATSMLVPDVRGMGAKNAVFTLESIGLKVNIFGRGTVIKQSVPAGTCIIKGQVVALQLE comes from the coding sequence ATGTCTGAAAAGCAATTTATAGATAAACAAGCGATAATGTATTATGCTTTAATAGCAATTGCTATTTTGGTATTTGCTGCTTCTATTTTTGTGAAAGCATGTATTACCTCGTTTGTTTATGGAAAAACTTGGAGAAAGATTGGTCTTAAACAAATTCATCCTAATATACAAATACCAGCTATGCGTGGGAATATCTATTCTGCTAATTATGAGTTGATGGCTACTTCTGAGTCCCGATATCGTTTATTTGTTGATTTTTGTGCAGAAGCTATTAAGGAAAATACTTTGAAAAAGCATGTGAAGGATCTTGCTGTGGAATTACACAAGATGTTTCCTCAAAAGTCGGCAAAGCAATATGAAATTCATATTATGAAAGGATGGGAAACTCGTTCCAAAAATAATAGAGAGTATCGTTTGTTAGATCAAGATGTGAATTATATTCAGTGGAAAGAAATATGTCAAATGCCTTATTTTAATCAGGGACGTAACAAGTCTGGTTTATATTATAAAGAATTGGTAAGGAGAATAAAACCGTATAGAACGTTAGCTTCACGAACTATTGGAGATGTTTATGGAGAATTAGGGAAAGGGGGCAAGAATGGGCTTGAAAAATATTACAATGATTGTTTGAGTGGAAGAAGTGGTATAGGAACGCGGCGAAAAGTGTATGGGCGATATATTAATGTTGTTGATGTAAAGCCTGTTGTAGGTCAAGACATTGTAACGACTATTGATATCACAATACAAGATATTGCGGAAAAAGCATTATTGAATAAATTAGAAGAATTTGATGCCGAATCGGGTACAGTTGTAGTAATGGAGGTTGCTACAGGGGAAGTTAAAGCTATTACCAATATGAGGCATGTGAGAGAAGGTATTTGGAGGGAAGCCCAAAATTATGCAGTTTCCGACTTAGTTGAACCTGGTTCAACTTTCAAAGTAGTTTCTATGATGGTGGCAATAGAAGATGGGTTGATTAGTCCAGGAGATTCAGTAGATACAGAGAATGGGATGGTGATGATTGGAGGACGACTTTTGAAAGATCACAATGCTGAGCGTGGTGGATATGGGAAGATTACTGCATCTCAAAGTATTCGTTATTCATCTAATATCGGTGTAGCTCGTTTGATTGAAAAGGCTTATGGTGATAAGCCTGAAAAATATATAGATGGTATTTATAAGATAGGGTTTCATAGAAATATGGATTTGGAGATACCTGGCTATGGAATTCCGCAGATTCGCCATCCTCAAGATAGGAGTAGACTTTGGTCACGTACTACATTGCCATGGATGTCTTTTGGTTATGAAATACAAATTCCTCCTATTTATATATTGGCATTTTTCAATGCTATTGCTAACAATGGAAAATTACTCAAACCTATATTTGTTCGGGAAATTAGAGAAGGAGACAAAATTGTAGAGAAAAAACACACACAAGTGATTAATGATCAAATTTGCTCTTTTTCTACATTGACTGCTGTTCGTCAGATGTTGGATGATGTAGTAAATATGCCTGACGGAACAGGAAAGCCAGCTCATTCTGACAAGGTACGCATTGTCGGTAAGACTGGGACGGCACAAATTTCGCAGGGGACTGCGGGATATAAATCAGCAGGATTATTTTATCAAGTGTCATTTTGTGGATATTTTCCAGCAGAGAATCCACAATATTCTTGTATCGTTGTTATGCGAAAGCCTCATAAGGGAATATCTTCGGGGGGGATTATGTGCGGTTCGGTTTTCAAAAATATTGCAGAAGAAATATATGCAAGGAATATTATTTCTAATATAGGATTATTTCCGATAGATACACTTCATTCATTAATACCTATTTTGAAGAATGGCAACAAAAAAAGTTCTATAAAAATATTGGAAGAATTAAAAATCCCTTATGAAGATAGAAGTGAAGGGCAACAAGAGATTGTTTATTGTATCGAGAAAAATAATCGAATGATACTTTTAGACAAAAAAGCGACTTCTATGCTAGTCCCTGATGTAAGAGGGATGGGAGCTAAAAATGCAGTTTTTACTTTAGAAAGTATTGGTTTGAAAGTAAATATTTTTGGAAGAGGAACAGTTATTAAACAATCTGTCCCGGCAGGGACATGCATTATAAAAGGACAAGTTGTTGCACTACAATTAGAGTAA
- a CDS encoding 3-phosphoglycerate dehydrogenase has protein sequence MKVLILTEKPFATKAIDSIKQIISNASMEAVILEKYTDKYQVLNAVEDVDAIIIRSDLMTNEILDAAKKLKIVVRAGSGVDNVDLVAASVRNIVVMNTPGQNANAVAELAIGMMIYASRNFYDGSNGTELKGKKLGIHAYGNVGRNVAKIAKGFEMDIYAYDSFCPAEIIEKDGIKAFTSVEELYRTCQYISLHIPCTPETEYSINHNFFTKMLPRAILINTARKEVINEEDLINWMENSPEVRYITDIMPNNDKKLREKFSKRYFSTPKKMGAQTTEANNNAGIAAANQIINFLLNGNTQFQVN, from the coding sequence ATGAAAGTATTAATTCTTACAGAAAAACCATTTGCAACAAAAGCAATAGACAGTATCAAACAAATTATTAGCAATGCTTCAATGGAAGCAGTTATTTTGGAAAAATATACTGATAAATATCAGGTACTAAATGCCGTAGAAGATGTGGATGCTATTATTATTCGCAGTGATTTGATGACAAATGAAATTTTAGATGCTGCAAAAAAATTAAAAATTGTAGTACGAGCTGGTTCAGGTGTAGATAATGTAGATTTAGTAGCTGCTTCAGTTCGTAACATAGTTGTAATGAATACTCCAGGACAAAATGCTAATGCAGTAGCTGAATTAGCTATAGGAATGATGATTTATGCCTCACGAAATTTTTATGATGGAAGCAATGGAACAGAACTCAAAGGTAAAAAATTGGGTATTCACGCATATGGTAATGTTGGTCGGAATGTAGCAAAAATTGCTAAAGGTTTTGAAATGGATATTTATGCATATGATTCTTTCTGCCCTGCTGAAATTATTGAAAAAGACGGAATAAAAGCATTTACTTCAGTAGAAGAATTGTATAGAACTTGCCAATATATATCTTTACATATTCCATGCACACCAGAAACCGAATATTCTATCAATCACAATTTTTTTACAAAAATGCTTCCAAGAGCCATTTTAATAAATACAGCCCGCAAAGAAGTCATTAATGAAGAGGATTTGATAAATTGGATGGAAAACTCTCCAGAGGTCAGATATATAACAGATATAATGCCCAACAACGATAAAAAACTGAGAGAGAAATTTTCTAAACGTTACTTTTCTACTCCAAAGAAAATGGGAGCTCAAACAACAGAAGCCAATAACAATGCAGGAATTGCTGCTGCCAACCAAATTATAAATTTTCTTTTAAATGGGAATACTCAATTTCAAGTAAATTAA